A single Aquipuribacter hungaricus DNA region contains:
- a CDS encoding NAD(P)H-dependent oxidoreductase, producing the protein MTRSTDATPGGTLVLTAHPDSTSLTHHAARRLRDLLGPDDVTVAHLAQEGFDPRWTLADRRAYLGQATPGPDVLAEHRRVDQADHLVLVFPVQWWSLPALLKGWVDRVLVAGWAFDLDEDGTVVPRLQRLTVHLLPLSGTSAGSFDRHGYTRSFRTQLEQGVVGYCGARAGVTAFVHDSESGDREAVAAAVDRAAGSIATSITGTATSTSSAGTTGAPVVAQEG; encoded by the coding sequence GTGACCCGGTCGACCGACGCGACCCCGGGCGGCACGCTCGTGCTCACCGCCCACCCGGACTCCACGTCGCTCACCCACCACGCGGCGCGGCGGCTGCGGGACCTGCTGGGGCCGGACGACGTCACCGTCGCCCACCTCGCCCAGGAGGGCTTCGACCCGAGGTGGACCCTCGCCGACCGTCGGGCGTACCTCGGCCAGGCGACGCCTGGCCCCGACGTCCTCGCCGAGCACCGGCGCGTCGACCAGGCCGACCACCTGGTGCTGGTGTTCCCGGTGCAGTGGTGGTCGCTGCCCGCGCTGCTCAAGGGCTGGGTGGACCGGGTCCTCGTCGCCGGCTGGGCGTTCGACCTCGACGAGGACGGCACGGTCGTCCCACGGCTGCAGCGGCTCACCGTCCACCTGCTGCCCCTGTCCGGCACCTCGGCCGGCTCGTTCGACCGCCACGGGTACACCCGGTCCTTCCGCACGCAGCTCGAGCAGGGCGTCGTCGGCTACTGCGGCGCACGTGCAGGCGTCACCGCGTTCGTCCACGACTCCGAGAGCGGCGACCGGGAGGCCGTGGCCGCCGCCGTGGACCGGGCCGCGGGCAGCATCGCCACGAGCATCACCGGCACAGCCACCAGCACCAGCAGCGCCGGCACCACCGGCGCCCCGGTCGTCGCTCAGGAGGGCTGA
- a CDS encoding TetR/AcrR family transcriptional regulator, with amino-acid sequence MAELTEKGRRTRSRIVEATAQRILDAGIDGTSLDDVRAATLTSKSQLFHYFPGGKAELVREVALWEGRQLLAAQEPHLSDLSTWESWAAWRRGLEEYYLGLGRWACPIGSLTAQMAATDAETAELLRAGWTGWRTRVADGVRRMQAGGHVDPGADPDRLAAAVLAAVQGGLLLSQPERSSWPLEAALDSAWATLESLRPGGRAAQPS; translated from the coding sequence GTGGCCGAGCTGACGGAGAAGGGGCGGCGCACGAGGAGTCGCATCGTCGAGGCGACGGCGCAGCGGATCCTCGACGCCGGCATCGACGGCACGAGCCTCGACGACGTCCGTGCCGCGACCCTGACCAGCAAGAGCCAGCTGTTCCACTACTTCCCCGGCGGCAAGGCGGAGCTCGTCCGGGAGGTGGCGCTCTGGGAGGGCAGGCAGCTCCTCGCCGCCCAGGAGCCACACCTCAGCGACCTGTCGACGTGGGAGTCCTGGGCCGCCTGGCGCCGCGGCCTCGAGGAGTACTACCTGGGTCTCGGCCGGTGGGCCTGCCCCATCGGCTCGCTGACGGCGCAGATGGCCGCCACGGACGCCGAGACCGCGGAGCTCCTGCGGGCGGGGTGGACCGGGTGGCGCACGCGCGTGGCCGACGGGGTCCGCCGGATGCAGGCCGGCGGGCACGTCGACCCGGGGGCCGACCCCGACCGTCTGGCGGCGGCCGTGCTCGCCGCGGTCCAGGGCGGGCTCCTGCTCAGCCAGCCGGAGCGGTCGAGCTGGCCGCTCGAGGCCGCGCTGGACTCGGCGTGGGCGACGTTGGAGTCGCTGCGGCCCGGGGGACGGGCCGCTCAGCCCTCCTGA
- a CDS encoding SDR family NAD(P)-dependent oxidoreductase: protein MQSNSDALSSLPRDTRLAGRTAVVTGSSSGIGEAVARVLAASGAEVVVTGRDAHRTQAVADAVRADGGTAHAVTADLGASPDAVRAFARRASDVLGGRVDILVNNAGVYPVGPTATTSDADLEAVWATNVRAPHVLVGALAPAMAERGSGSVVVVGSWMARTGVPFGAAYTASKAAVEQFTRTWAAEYGPSGVRVNTVAPGATSTPGNAGSEDALAAMTAGTPAGRPVRPVDIATAVRWLVSDEAVFVHGALLDVDGGLSATRFTAAA, encoded by the coding sequence ATGCAGTCCAACTCTGACGCCCTGTCCTCCCTCCCCCGCGACACCCGCCTCGCCGGCCGCACCGCCGTCGTCACCGGCTCCTCCAGCGGCATCGGCGAGGCGGTCGCCCGCGTGCTCGCCGCCTCCGGCGCCGAGGTGGTCGTCACCGGTCGCGACGCCCACCGCACCCAGGCCGTCGCCGACGCCGTGCGCGCCGACGGCGGCACCGCCCACGCGGTCACGGCCGACCTCGGCGCCTCGCCCGACGCCGTCCGCGCGTTCGCCCGCCGGGCGAGCGACGTGCTGGGCGGGCGCGTCGACATCCTCGTCAACAACGCCGGCGTCTACCCCGTCGGGCCCACGGCGACCACCTCCGACGCCGACCTCGAGGCGGTGTGGGCCACCAACGTCCGTGCCCCGCACGTCCTCGTGGGCGCGCTCGCCCCGGCCATGGCGGAGCGGGGCTCGGGCTCCGTCGTGGTCGTCGGGTCCTGGATGGCGCGCACGGGGGTCCCCTTCGGCGCCGCCTACACCGCGAGCAAGGCCGCGGTCGAGCAGTTCACCCGCACCTGGGCCGCGGAGTACGGCCCGAGCGGCGTCCGCGTCAACACGGTCGCGCCCGGCGCCACGTCCACCCCGGGCAACGCCGGCTCCGAGGACGCGCTGGCCGCGATGACCGCGGGCACCCCGGCGGGGCGCCCGGTCCGCCCGGTCGACATCGCCACCGCCGTCCGCTGGCTGGTGAGCGACGAGGCGGTGTTCGTCCACGGCGCGCTGCTCGACGTCGACGGCGGCCTGTCGGCCACCCGGTTCACCGCCGCCGCCTGA
- a CDS encoding beta-L-arabinofuranosidase domain-containing protein, with protein MDRSSAPPTDVTDDRETTAPGHLSRRTFVGASVVGAALAATSGGLPATAAVAGAPVVTVDPAGIPWVGAGSTAPVRPFRLHELTLGPGLMAEKRDRMKAFLRQYDERRFLVLFNQQAGRPNPPGVAVPGGWEDGGLLSGHWAGHYMTALAQAHADAGEQVFKDKLDWMVSELAACQEAITARLGTGGGGPLPEPVVGRVAGRHGKGLRLNGPSQAQHVRLPQETVSQLRAFTVATWVNLGSEATWSRVFDFGSSTAVNMFLTPRAGVAGTPPRFAITVGGSGAEQQLTGTQPLPVGQWVHLAVTLADGVGTLYVDGTPVATNPAMTLDPSSLGVPGNVWIGRSHYGDAPLDATLDEFHVFDRALSPAEVASLTTSAAGTTGGGNIAWYGFEEDGGTTALDSSANGRDAGIVAVVTDTRLWTPTHPGYLGAIPEDAVIRLGPPRFAVYGGDLSANVWAPWYTQHKIMRGLLDAYVLTGNETARDVVVRMAGWAHLALTVGDARHPDYTGGPTRDDLDLMWDTYIAGEYGGANEVFPELYALTGDETHLRTATLFDNRESLFQATVEDRDILVVTDPAAYGRRRPARLHANQHVPGFTGYLRVYEQSGDRDYLDAAAHFFGMVVPHRMFANGGTGGNYPGSNNNIEMLQNRDNIANAIAAGGSESCTTYNLSKLATNLFFHDQDPRYMEYVERALFNQLAGTRADTASTANPQVTYFQPLTPGVGKSYGNTGTCCGGTGLEVHTKHQETVFARSADGSTLYVNQYMSTTLDWAERGFTVTQTTGFPRAHTSRLTVDGSGRLELRLRVPHWATKGFRVSVGGVAVATGRPGTYVSVDRTWSPGDVVEVSMPFSVRVERALDRPDTQSVFWGPLLMPLLGREEDGGFRELSLYRHLRLDGDYGRAVTPAGTTAAGDPLLAAGGWTLRPWYVGDTEAHSAYFRRVEPTVVFGALDTGVPNRTRDDDLPRYDVPEAGVTSPGDDGLTFLDVVWDGAPFPTLGRFVSRVAATAADFVARGRMSEAEKATVVRAAGRSRSELLP; from the coding sequence ATGGACCGCAGCAGCGCCCCGCCGACGGACGTGACGGACGACCGGGAGACCACCGCACCGGGGCACCTGAGCCGCCGGACCTTCGTGGGCGCCTCGGTCGTGGGGGCCGCGCTCGCCGCCACCTCCGGAGGGCTGCCGGCGACGGCCGCCGTCGCCGGGGCCCCCGTGGTCACCGTCGACCCGGCGGGCATCCCGTGGGTCGGCGCCGGGAGCACGGCCCCGGTCCGGCCGTTCCGGCTGCACGAGCTCACCCTGGGACCGGGCCTCATGGCCGAGAAGCGCGACCGCATGAAGGCGTTCCTGCGGCAGTACGACGAGCGCCGCTTCCTCGTGCTGTTCAACCAGCAGGCGGGCCGGCCCAACCCGCCCGGCGTCGCCGTGCCGGGTGGCTGGGAGGACGGCGGCCTGCTGAGCGGCCACTGGGCGGGGCACTACATGACCGCCCTCGCGCAGGCGCACGCCGACGCCGGCGAGCAGGTGTTCAAGGACAAGCTCGACTGGATGGTGTCCGAGCTCGCCGCCTGCCAGGAGGCGATCACGGCCCGCCTCGGCACCGGCGGCGGCGGGCCCCTCCCCGAGCCCGTGGTCGGCCGCGTCGCCGGGCGCCACGGGAAGGGCCTTCGGCTCAACGGGCCGAGCCAGGCCCAGCACGTCCGGCTGCCGCAGGAGACCGTGTCGCAGCTCAGGGCCTTCACCGTCGCGACCTGGGTCAACCTGGGCTCGGAAGCCACCTGGTCCCGGGTGTTCGACTTCGGCTCCAGCACGGCCGTCAACATGTTCCTCACCCCGCGGGCCGGGGTCGCGGGGACGCCCCCGCGCTTCGCCATCACCGTCGGCGGCTCCGGCGCCGAGCAGCAGCTCACGGGGACGCAGCCGCTGCCGGTCGGGCAGTGGGTGCACCTGGCGGTGACCCTCGCCGACGGCGTGGGGACGCTCTACGTGGACGGCACGCCGGTCGCCACGAACCCCGCCATGACGCTGGACCCGTCCTCCCTCGGCGTCCCCGGAAACGTCTGGATCGGCCGCTCGCACTACGGCGACGCCCCGCTGGACGCGACGCTCGACGAGTTCCACGTGTTCGACCGCGCGCTGTCGCCCGCGGAGGTCGCCTCGCTCACCACGTCGGCGGCCGGCACCACCGGCGGCGGCAACATCGCCTGGTACGGCTTCGAGGAGGACGGCGGCACGACGGCGCTGGACTCCTCCGCCAACGGCCGGGACGCGGGCATCGTCGCCGTGGTCACCGACACCCGGCTCTGGACGCCCACCCACCCGGGCTACCTGGGCGCGATCCCCGAGGACGCCGTCATCCGGCTCGGTCCCCCGCGGTTCGCCGTCTACGGCGGGGACCTGTCGGCGAACGTCTGGGCCCCCTGGTACACCCAGCACAAGATCATGCGGGGCCTGCTGGACGCCTACGTCCTCACCGGAAACGAGACGGCCCGGGACGTCGTGGTGCGGATGGCCGGCTGGGCGCACCTGGCCCTCACGGTCGGGGACGCGCGCCACCCCGACTACACCGGCGGCCCGACGCGCGACGACCTGGACCTGATGTGGGACACCTACATCGCGGGCGAGTACGGCGGCGCGAACGAGGTGTTCCCCGAGCTCTACGCCCTCACCGGCGACGAGACCCACCTGCGGACCGCGACGCTGTTCGACAACCGGGAGTCGCTGTTCCAGGCCACGGTCGAGGACCGGGACATCCTCGTGGTCACCGACCCCGCCGCGTACGGCCGGCGCCGTCCCGCCCGGCTGCACGCCAACCAGCACGTGCCGGGCTTCACCGGCTACCTGCGGGTGTACGAGCAGTCGGGCGACCGCGACTACCTCGACGCCGCGGCGCACTTCTTCGGCATGGTGGTCCCGCACCGGATGTTCGCCAACGGCGGCACCGGCGGCAACTACCCGGGGTCCAACAACAACATCGAGATGCTGCAGAACCGGGACAACATCGCGAACGCCATCGCGGCCGGCGGGTCCGAGAGCTGCACCACCTACAACCTGTCCAAGCTCGCGACGAACCTGTTCTTCCACGACCAGGACCCCCGCTACATGGAGTACGTCGAGCGGGCGCTGTTCAACCAGCTCGCCGGGACGCGCGCCGACACCGCGAGCACGGCGAACCCGCAGGTGACGTACTTCCAGCCGCTCACGCCCGGGGTGGGGAAGTCCTACGGCAACACCGGGACCTGCTGCGGCGGGACGGGTCTGGAGGTGCACACCAAGCACCAGGAGACGGTCTTCGCCCGCTCGGCCGACGGGTCGACCCTGTACGTCAACCAGTACATGAGCACGACGCTGGACTGGGCGGAGCGGGGCTTCACCGTCACGCAGACGACCGGCTTCCCACGGGCGCACACCTCGCGCCTGACCGTCGACGGGAGCGGCAGGCTCGAGCTGCGGCTCCGTGTCCCACACTGGGCGACGAAGGGGTTCCGGGTCAGCGTGGGCGGGGTCGCCGTGGCCACCGGCAGGCCGGGGACGTACGTCTCGGTCGACCGCACGTGGTCGCCCGGCGACGTGGTCGAGGTCTCCATGCCGTTCTCGGTCCGCGTCGAGCGGGCCCTCGACCGGCCCGACACCCAGTCGGTGTTCTGGGGACCGCTGCTCATGCCGCTCCTGGGCCGGGAGGAGGACGGCGGGTTCCGCGAGCTCAGCCTCTACCGGCACCTGCGCCTGGACGGGGACTACGGCCGCGCGGTCACCCCGGCAGGCACCACCGCCGCCGGCGACCCGCTCCTGGCTGCCGGCGGGTGGACGCTGCGCCCCTGGTACGTCGGCGACACCGAGGCGCACTCGGCGTACTTCCGCCGCGTCGAGCCGACCGTCGTCTTCGGGGCGCTCGACACCGGCGTGCCGAACCGGACGAGGGACGACGACCTGCCCCGCTACGACGTGCCGGAGGCCGGCGTCACCTCCCCCGGTGACGACGGCCTCACCTTCCTCGACGTCGTATGGGACGGCGCGCCGTTCCCGACCCTCGGCCGCTTCGTCTCGCGCGTGGCGGCCACGGCGGCGGACTTCGTGGCGCGCGGGCGCATGAGCGAGGCCGAGAAGGCCACGGTCGTCCGGGCTGCGGGCCGGTCCCGCAGCGAGCTCCTCCCCTGA